CCTCCAGACCCGATGGATCATAAAGCATTGTGTTCATTACTTCCCCATCTCTGGGAACCCTTGTGATTCACATACTTGTAGAAGCTGATCAGGGGGAGCAGATACCTTATTCTTCTAGGCCAGTAGTTTCAGATGTTTTTAGCAGCAGAATCCTTGACTCATGCCTGCCTGTGATGACCTGGAGTCGTCTCTTCATAGTAGTGTTTCCTTGGAAAGTGTAGAGTGAAGATAACTTTGGAACGCGGGGTCTGTTTTGCCTTGTTTACTCCTGGTCTGGGGGAGTGCGCCTGACCTGGGGGCTAGGGCTGCATGTTGGCATGCAGGTCGTGGGTCTATAAGGTGAGAACCATCTAGAAGGTTGGGAAATGGAGGCTGCAGTTTCCCTGTCTCAAGGGGCTCTCCTCTGTGGCAGCATTCCCTACATGTGGGTGAGGGGGCCAGAGAAGGCGTGTGCCTCAGTGGCCTTGTGATGAGATGAGGATTGTAACTGCTATATTCCTTATCCTGTATCCTCCTGTGGCACTAAATAAAGTAGGATTAGATTAGAGCCTGTTTGTGTCCTGAGGGGGTCAAACTAGACTCTGAACTCTGTCGGTGCATCTTTTTTCAGCAAACTCGTGAGTACATCCATTACATAAAAgacattatatgtgtatatatatgtgtgtgtgtgtgtgtgtgtgtgtatcattaTATGTATTTGTGTAGGTGTATGTATAGGTATAAATGTGGGGACTCTCTAAAATCTACATAACCCAGTTTCAAAAAAAAGCACCACCATAGGCCACTTATACAAACTCCACTATTTGGTAATGACAAATGTCCAAACCCTGAATTCAGGTGTACATGAGAATTCAAGTTAAAAGGGAAATTTGGGATGTATTGAAGatatattttgcatttgtttcatAGCCAGTAACTGTGGGAAATTGCGTGCTCACTGTTGGAATGTGGCCTCTCTATTGGCAACCTCAGAGACAAGGATGCTTTGATGGTCTTCTCCCTGGGGTGCTGGAATCATTAGGATCAGAAAGCTACAAGGACAGGGAAGTGGTTGTCTTTAGATAGCGCAGTGCATCCAGCCTTGTGATACTCATCCCTGAAGATGCGAATCCATTCCTGTTCTCACTCCTGGACTCAGCGAGAAGTTGGCATTCCCAAACTAGTTTATCTGGACTCACAAAACCCATATACCTGCCACCCATATTGTTATGTTCATTTTGTAATTTCCTAGTGatattaaagttaaaatatattaaatactcaATTATAATTTTCTTGGGCTTAGACTCCAACTAGAGTAAGTTAAATTTAATTGTAGTGTGATTTACCTTTAAAATGTGATATGCTTcatatgtctgtgtatatatgtttataggAATTGAGATCAGacagtggatttttaaaaacctttttgctttatttttaactttttgtcctgagaatttttaacatatatgtaaGTAAAGAGAATATAGAATGAACTTCCATATACCCTTACCTAGCTTcaaaaattatcaacattttgccaatcttatttgaaaggaagaacaaaaatagCTGCTTCTGAGTCTTTTCTGAACAGTGTTTTCTGAACTCGATAGTGCAGGAACTCCCTCTGCCATAAACCTACTCTGCTGGCTTTCTCGAAATCCCAAAGAAGTTGTATAATTGGATATAATCTTCctatacatttttattcaatatttaaaaaaaaaacccaagtagaAAGGAATGAAGCTTTTATAGTTTAATTATATGGATTCGTATTGTGTTGTGTCTTCAAAGGTGGAAGGAACAGCATATCTAAGTACTTTCCTGTGGCAAACACAGGAAATGGGCCTGTGGGAACAGCCTCGAGGACAGAACATGTTAGATGGTGGAGCTCCTTTCTACACAACATATAGGACAGCAGACGAGGAATTCATGGCTGTTGGAGCAATAGAGCCCCAGTTCTATGAGTTGCTGATCAAAGATAAGTAATTTCACGTACTTTCCCCACCCTCCTTGTCCTGTGGATGTTCTTTAGCCTCTATTTTGGGGCCTTTTGAAATTTGTGATATCTTTTATTATACATCCATTTTATAATTAACCCAATTAGAGCCATCATTATATCGTGGGGCATTtcccctattttttaaattgacggGTGATTTTACAAGTCTCTGAAATAGCTCAGGGTTTTAAAACAATAGTAATCCCTTTTGTGGGAGTTCCATGTTTTCGTTACATTTCATGCTCAGTAGTAGTCCTCAGACTGGGTAAACTCGGCTTGCCTCTTTTCAGGTTCGTTGATTCTTTCTCCTGCAGTTCATGTCTGCTGTTGAGGCCCTTTCATGGTTTTCATTTGTTACCATACTTtgcaactccagaatttctatttgattccttttttcaataatttttgtctctttattgatattctctatttgatgaaaCATTGTTCTCATaccttcctttaattctttagaaaTGGTTTCCTTCAGTGCTttggacatatttaaaatagctgacttaaaatttttttctaggaagtCCAACATCTGGCTTCCTCAGGGATAGTTTCTAttgattacttttttttctgtgtatgggccatacttttctttttctttgcatgcttcacaattttttgttgaaataggttattttaaaaaatgaaatgtggcAATCTGGAAATAAGATCTCCTCTTCTCTTCGTCCTggatttgttgttgctgctgtttgttTATTCAGTGACTTTCCAGGACTGGATCTGTTTTCTTTGGCGTGTGCAGCCACTGCTGTGTGCTCAGTTAGCTTGATGGTCAGCTAATATTTGAACAGCAGTGTCTTCAAGTGCTTTGAACCAGTATGTCTCCCATGCTTTTCTGAGGCGCTCTGTGCCTTCACTTCATGCTGGTGCAGAGCCTCACGGTCAGCCAGAGATGAAAGATGAGGACCTTCTCAGATCTCTTCTGCGCATGCCTGCCGCCCTGGACCTGTGCATGTGCATGGTCTTTTAAACTCTCAGGAGTATGTTGGAACTTTTCAATACCCTTATGGACATCCtattccttgcttttttcttttaagttttttggtcAGCTCCTTGTTAGTCCCAGCAGGTAGTGCCATCTCTGATAGCTGCAATTTTAAACCGTtgccactaatttttttttttttttgacatgtgCTGGGAATAGGGCACTGTGAACTCTGAGTCAGATCACATAAAGGCAAGCCCTGAGAATGAGCCTTTCAGGGAGTTGCCAGACAGGCCAAGTAGTGGCAGTTTTCCGGGGGTAGGATTTTTGAGGAGCTCCGAACTCATTCTCCCCCCGCCAATGGCTGTTATCCTGCTGGTTTTCAAGCTACCATAGTTGGGAACCTGTTGATTTTAAAGACTATCACAGAGCTGGGGAGAAAGGGGTGAAATTAGCGCAGGTGATAACACCATAAAGTCCTActgagattcattcatttttcttgaataaatgctcttTGGATGGTTGCAAGCTTTCagttaatttccagagttttgaaaaagttgattctgacaattTGTGCCagtgttgttgttgcttttatgcAGGAGCGAATTGTTGAAGGTTCTTGCTCTGCCATTCCAGAAGTTAACTCCCCTTCTTGGCgtatcttgttattttaaaacatatatgtttggaataattatttctaatatccACACTCCACCTCAATAAATGAGCCTTTCTGGGACATTTTTCTATAAGGCCCTTCAGCCCCTCAGCTTCTAATCTTCTCCTGGCTGTTCTCTTTCTGAGTCTAAACTATCACACCCTATGATTTTTTTTGCAGCCCCCTCTCTTTGCATCCAAGCCTTTTCTAGTATCCTTaaccttctctttcccttcaggGATCCTTAGCTGGGCTTCAGGCAGACTTAGCGTGTTAAATCAGATTTTGCTTAATCTACATAGGCTGTGCCAAAATGccttagcattttctttcttttacaatatttatttttcaaaatagtacTTTTACTAATCACATATATGTTATTTCTCTCTCAGGCCCAACTAGACAAACTCCCACATCTATAATGATATTTTGAGGTAGTATTAATTATATGCTTCATTTATTTCACCGTGTATTTTTAGATCTTTGAGACCCTACCTTAATTTAGCTCTTCAGGATCTGAACATAAATACACAAGGTTTTTGTAAGAGGCGAACGCCACTGTGCTGTGTCCCTGCTGCTTTCCAGGgtaaagaaatctgaaaagactGAGAATTTCATGACATTGAGAGATGGCAGGACTCTTGTAGTATAACCAGATAAGCAAtagagagtttttaaaagttgttttaaaatttcaaaatattattaaaagaaaacctgaaataatgagtgttgacaaggatgtggagaaactggaaccctgtACATTACTGgaggaatgtaaaattgtgcaagcactgtggaaaatggtatgttggttcctcaaagaattaaacatagaaataccatatgatccagcagttccactgcTGGGTTTATACCCAAAAGAAtcgaaagcagggactcaaacaggtatttgtacatccgtgttcatagcagcattatttacaataactaaaagatggaagcaacccaagtgtctctCAGCAGATGAAAGGATAAGCAAAAtgggcatatacatacaatggaatgttattcaaccttaaaaagaaaagaaattctgactTCTGCTATaatgtggatgaactttgaaggcattatgctgagtgaaataaaccagtcacaaaaggacagatactgtttgattctgcttatatgaggTGCCTAGAGTTGTCaggttcatagagacagaaagtagaatggtggttgccaggggctgggggaggggagaatgtggAGAtagtgtttaatggatacagagtttcagtttgggaagaggaaaagttctggagagagatggtggtgatggttccaGAACAGTATACAGTTGGCCATCCAGATCCACGGATTGAAAGGCCTACAGTGTTTGCATTTATACTGAACAGGTattgtacagacttttttttcttgtcgttATTCCCTGAACCAtgcagtataacaactatttatatagcattttctttgtattaggtattataagtaatttaGAGAcaatttaaagtatatgggaaaatgtgtgtaggttatatgcaaatactaaatcattttatataagggacttgaacaTGTGTGGATTTTAGTATCCGGGGGGGTCCTAGAACCAATCCGCCAGAGGGAAAActgtaaatatacttaacaccacagtactgtacacctaaaaataactaaaatggtaaattttacccatattttaccacaatgttaaaaaatgaaaaaaagtcaaaaatatttaaacaacacAGAATTTGtcaaataagaagtaaaaattcTCCCTTGTCCTTTCATTTTGGGAAAATTTGGGATGTCTCCCCAGAATTTTTTCTatgcacatgcaaacacacattttattttttacaatttgttatttatatatattatgtacagTTACAAACATTTATCATTAATAGCTATCTCTTTTTATTCAACAATATAACAAGACATTCTTGTCAATAAAAAAAGAGCTTTACCCTCAccttttttttatagtagccatatGATATGGTGTGCCTGTCCTAAAATTTACTTAAccatttctttattcaaattcatctgcattttttcaagtttttcattATAAGAATGTTTATTAATCTATTAACATTAATCTTTGTACATATATCATTgcatacttagaaataaatttttgagtGCTTAATATATTCCTAATATTGTGTTACAGAGCAGAAAAGTATTATGTGtacttaaaacaataatattttgtgtgtgtgtgtgtatgaatatcTGTACAAGTATGTGTGCGGTAGTTTTTTGGAAATCAAAACATACTTTCCCAAGTTTTAAATGGTGTCTGAGTCCCCAGGCCAGTCCCTGAAAGTGTTTGACTTATAATACCACAAATTTAGTATTGATTAGACTGTAGAAACTAGCCACAATCTCTAATTGCATTTCTATGGGAGATCGGATTCAGAGCTCCGTAGAGGGATGTGAAGAGCACAGGAAACAGCCCACCCGAGACCACTGGTAGTTCATCCTGTGGCCTCGATCAGGGTCTTGGGCAGGATGGGGAATTGTGGGCTGAGAAAGGATGACGAGACGGTGGAGCAGCTGGGTGGCAGACTTAGGGGTAGAACTTGGGGTCCTTTGATTTCTACTATTTTCCCATATACACACTATGACCTGTGTGATCTCAAGTATGATTTTTGTTACAGAGAGGACAAATTGTTGctagttttatttagttttatgatTCTGATcactttctaatttaaaaaactgtttaaaaaggaTGCAAAGATGTTTCCAATAGTAGCTACCATCTACATCACTACTTTGGCTAACTgctcattttttgtgttttttaatcacAGAGTTTGGGGCaatcaggaaagagaaagcaaagtcaAAGGTATCCTTAGGAACATTTCTTTGTAGATTTACAGTGATAGACCTGAAACTATAACTCCAGATCTTTTCTGGTATTTAAGTGGGACAAGTGACTATAGAGAAAAATTTACTTATAAATCCCACAGGTGTCTTTTCACCACAATCCAGAACTCTGTGAGTTCTCCTTGTTTCCCTATATCCCTCAAAACCCTAAGGAGAGCCTGCGGTGTTCATGACTTCTTACCTTTTCAGAGCAGCCTACACTTAGTCATTGTTCTTCAGTGTAGTAGGGAAAGAAAGGAtgataaaagtgaaaattatttgATTAGCTTGGCTAAACTTACACAAAATGTTATGCATAAtttcaaacatttagaaaacCTCTtacatgagggaaaaaaatggcaTTTACGCCAAACCCCAGTAAAGTGGCCCTTTGGGTATAATTTAATCAGTACAGAGTTCAGGTGTATCTGTAGGGGTAGGTGCTTGTCAATAAAGGAAGCGCAGATCAGGTCATGGGCCAAAGAAGCCCTCCTTCCTGTTAAATCGCCAGCTGGATGCTTTCATCCTCTTTGCACTGTGTGTTGAGGGGCCCTTCAGGGCCCTTCACGCTGGAGAGAAAGGTCTGCATGCCCCGTTGGTGACTGGCTGGCTGATGACTTTCTGCCCTGTTTGCTGTAGGAACGATTTGCAAGAGTCTTTGGTTACTTTACAAGTCCTTTGTTCCTTAGTGAGTCAAATATCACTAGAGCTCTTTTCTTTGaccaaaatacaaagaaatgaatatcATTTATAAAACTGCAATTTTGAATTTAATTGTTTGTCTTTAGGCTTCTTCCTTGAAAACTGAGATAGTCATGTAAAGTTGTTTAGATTTTATCTTTCATAGAGTTTAGGAGCATTATATAAAATATGGGGTTATTTTAATTCAATACGACAGATGATAACATCAGGAGGAAATTTCTTTTTGCAAACCTACTCAGAGGGAAGAGATCGATTTCTGGAACCTAGACCATTAAAAAtagactactttttttttttttaacattttattgaaatgatagtttacagccttgtgaaatttcggttgtaccttattgtttgtcagtcgtgttgtaggttcaccacttcaccctttgtacccaccacccagctcccctttcccctggtagccactaatctgttctctttgtctacatgtttaacttccacatatgactggagtcatacagagattgtctttctctatctggcttatttcacttaacataataccttagaggtccatccgtgttgttgtgaatgggatgattttatccttttttatggctgagtagtattccattgtatgtatataccatatcttctttatctagtcatcagtttatgggcacttaggttgcttccacgtcttggctattgtaaataatgcagcaatgaacataggggtgcatgggactttccggattgctgatttcaagttctttgggtagataccccgtagtgggatggctggatcatatggtatttctatttttaattttttgagaaatctccatactgttttccatagtggctgcaccagtttgcattcccaccagcagtgtatgagggttcctttttctccacaacctctccaacatttgttactttttgttttggttatttttgccaaaaAATAGGCTAATTTTGATGCAATTAAATAATAAGATCTTGGTAATGGAGAGTCTGTTTTGAGTCCTGCTACCCTTACTACCTCTGCTCTCTCAAGCCATTGGCTCCAACTTCAAGATGagtttgaatttcttcttttgaccCATTTGAGAAACCCTTAACGACCATCCTATTTGGGACAGTGTGGTGAGCTCCAAACTCATCTTCACTGATTATAATCACTCCACACAAAGcataataatttaagaaattgtgtttttctctcaGGACTTGGACTCAAGTCTGAAGAACTTCCCAATCAGATGAGCATAACTGATTGgccagaaatgaagaagaaatttgcAGATATATTTGCAAAGAAGACAAAGGCAGAGTGGTGTCGGATCTTTGATGGCACAGATGCGTGCGTGACTCCAGTTCTGTCTTTAGAAGAGGCTGTCCAGCACGGTCATAACAAAGAACGAGGCTCCTTTATCACTCACGGGGAGCAGGGTGTGAGTCCCCGCCCTGCACCTCTGCTGTCAAACACCCCAGCTATCCCTTCTTCCAAAAGGGATCCTTTTGTAGGAGAACACACTGAAGAGATACTTAGAGAATTTGGGTTCAGCCAGGAAGAAATTGATCAGCTTAACTCAGATAAAATTATTGAAAGTAGTAAACCAAGAGCTAATCTGTAAGTTTCCAGCCTCGCAGCTCAAGTGAATTTGAATACTGCATCTATGGTATGGAATAATACCCAAAATTGTAGGTGTGGACACGTGATCCATCACAGTGGTCCCATCGAATTTTTCTAAGTAAGAAATAAGACTGATTATACAGTAATGATTGAATTGTGAAAATGGTTAATCATGGCTTTTGATTTAGGAATGTTTTTAGTTTACCTATACTAATCCGTGGCAGTTTTTCTGTCTTCCAGTTTACTTGATAATTATATTTGTTGATATTGAAATACTTAAAGatttataatatactttaaatgagttaacatcatgctttttattaaataaagcttttttttcccctaaagtttACTCATGCTTCTAAGTTTGTGAAAAGCTTTCAAGAAAGCCCTTTAAATAGCACTTAAATAACATTTTGAGACTCACTGAAATATTTTTGGCTctaatatttaccaaaatgaatGTCCTTAGATAGAAAATCCTGATCCTTTGAATTTGATAAGGAAATCAAAGACCAGTGTCTTTGAAttggaattttagaaaatgttcttgAGGTTTCCTTCAGATAACTTCCACTGCTCCCTCTAGACCACTCTGCTGCGAGCCTGACTTGTCTGTGTAGCTTCCTGTTAGCATCAcccaaatgtgtctctttctCAGGACATTGTAGCATCATCCGTTTGAAAGTCCTACTAGGCTCTTCCTCCCCTTACCAGTCTCTGGCTTCCACTCCCATCatgtctcccccagcccccaataGGCCCACAGCTTACCTCTCACTTCATTTAGGCCGTTGCCCAAAGGAGAGTCCTTTCCTGACCCGTAACTAAACTAGCAGCCACCTCAGCACTCAGTCTCCCCTCCCCTGTTCTGTTTTTCTTCGCACACTGTGTCACTACTGATATTACATTGATTGACCCCAGTCCTCACTCCCTCTTAACTAGTGCACGCTAGAATGGAAGCTTTATGAAACTGTGTAGGTTTTTTTCATTGCTAAATCCCCAGTTGCTGGAATAGTGACTGGCCCATGGTGGAAACTGTGAATTTTATTAAAGGAGTGAATAGCTCCTGTATCCATCCCTTTGCCCATCTCTCATTGCAGCTTTCATTCAGGACCCTGTTACCTCTTACCTGGACTACTACTCAGCTTTCCTACCTGACTTTGACCTCTAGTATCactgccttcatttttttttttcccattgtgttACACTACCAGTAATCTTTTTGACACCAAACTGGTCGTTTCAGTCCTGTAAAATTCTTCAGTGGTCCTCTTTTTTTcgtatagaataaaatataaactcattTACATAGCATGTgaactatttatttataataagacTTCCACCTAGCTGTCCAATGCCATCCCTACCCAACTGCTCCTCACACTTTATATTGGACGGCCTGAAGTTTCTAAATATGCTGTGGTTTCTTGCTTCCATGCCTTTCCATATGCTGCAACATTTTTCAGGATTAACAATACTCTCGACCCCTTATGCTCCAGCTTGTTGATCTAGCAAACTGAGAGTTGGCTCAAACTCTCTTTGGGTCTTCTTTGTGAAGCATCCCGTGTTTCTCAGTCCTAGGGCGGTTTTGCACAGTGATTAtgaattttggagtcagaaaggCCTTGTGTTCAAATCTCATTCTATCATTGTGATGTCTAAGACAATGCCTGTGACGTGCCTGGAACATCCTAGGTGCCCAGTAATTGTTAGCTCCTATTCTTAGGGGTCCTTCCTATGGTCCCATTGCATTTTGTACATATCTCCAAGGATAGCAATTGCTTTTAGTTCACTAGGCCATAAGCTCCTAGGGTAGTTACTCCAGCACGCAAAGAATCATCTGGAGACAGTGTTAAAACAGATTCCTAGGCCCACCTCTAAGGATTCTAATGTGGGTCTAGGGTGGGACCcatgaatttacatttctaccaggCTTTCAGGTGATTATGATGCTTCTGGTTcaaagaccacactttgagtagcagtGTCCTAATGGATATGAACCAAGCCTTTTCCCCTTGGTTACTgtcatagtaggtgctcaaaaaagtGTCTGTTGAATGGATTGTGAGGGAAAGGATAAAAGGGGGTTGGCAAAAATCTGTAAATCAACAGATGGAATAGCTTAGAATATTGATTTCTGTGATTAATTGactttatacaaaatatttgaatgaaagaTTGGTTTTGGTAGAGCGtgaacttttaaagaataaatgtatgtaaataaGGCTAGTAGCTTTTGTTAGTGACCCATACTTTTCTTTTGAAGAGTCTAAGACTAAGACCCTGTGCAGAAAATGCTacgcttcctctttttttttaagctatccTTTGACCAACTGTAGATTTAGAAGTAGGCAAGGGGCAGGTAAGGAGAAAATAGGAAGTTTTCAGGAGGATGGAAGAGAGGCAGGCAATTGAAGATGGTCCATTCTAGTGAAAGAGGAATACATAGTTCTTGAATGCATAgttcaatacacatttatttacaCTCTCTTTTGACCCTACAATGTAAGAAGTGATGAGATGCTACAAACTGGATGGtgataaataaaacaagttaTGTAGAACAAGGTGACTGGTTGCGTCCAGGCCTCTCATCTCTATGTTCATGTCATCCCTCTAAGCACGTTTTAGGCTTCAGTCACAATTACATTGCACTGTATAATTTGCAAAATACTTTTACCTATATAAAATCAGGCTGCCTTCAACTGCAAGTAAGAATATCCAAAACAAGAAGGAAGTGTCTGGGCTCACATACCCAGAGGCTGGAAGGATGTTAAGTTTCAGGGTTACTGAGTCCAGTTACTCAGACCC
The window above is part of the Equus przewalskii isolate Varuska chromosome 20, EquPr2, whole genome shotgun sequence genome. Proteins encoded here:
- the AMACR gene encoding alpha-methylacyl-CoA racemase — encoded protein: MALRGVRVLELAGLVPGPFCGMVLADFGAQVVRVDRTGVRGGTSYLARGKRSLALDLKRPRGAAVLRRLCTRADVVLDPFRAGVMEKLQLGPEILQRENPSLIYARLSGFGQLGRFSRLAGHDINYLALSGVLSKLGKSGDKPCAPLNLLADFGGGGLMCALGIMMALFERTRSGKGQVIDANMVEGTAYLSTFLWQTQEMGLWEQPRGQNMLDGGAPFYTTYRTADEEFMAVGAIEPQFYELLIKGLGLKSEELPNQMSITDWPEMKKKFADIFAKKTKAEWCRIFDGTDACVTPVLSLEEAVQHGHNKERGSFITHGEQGVSPRPAPLLSNTPAIPSSKRDPFVGEHTEEILREFGFSQEEIDQLNSDKIIESSKPRANL